In one Mastacembelus armatus chromosome 19, fMasArm1.2, whole genome shotgun sequence genomic region, the following are encoded:
- the LOC113135845 gene encoding endoplasmic reticulum protein SC65-like: MVMFCAKGDASLTLLCLTLVFMTAAQHENYCFKKFPTEDLMPLTTAYGLALDHYAAGNWTESIKYLELSLSLYRLLKDSVRYCMLHCNKAKHDESSFIGDRGLHVYWHVMMRAACQKKCREHFPALQLPVPGREVLKDFSSRSPYRYLHFAYSRLNDLQRAVPCAYTFLQRNPEDQEMQQLMEEYKNQYDLSGYLIDHEEQPYQASFLKGVKLMSSGDYSSSVEHMEEALELYLHEYELCQADCEGIPQLLPDRDFYSVIADVYVHILRCKLKCEENLMPNVGGYFVEKFVATIYHYLQFVYYKLNDGRSAVASAYSYFLFEPEDQVMKQNLLYYKAYSEQWGLQSGHFTPRMEALQHYNQTATQKQMLAFAEKYLQLEDEDFLGPEEAALLAPESPDVEFEGMGDYEESIYANWRQPKGKGDAGESDF, translated from the exons ATGGTTATGTTTTGCGCAAAAGGAGACGCGTCTTTAACGTTGCTCTGTTTGACTTTAGTTTTTATGACAGCCGCGCAACATGAGAACTACTGTTTCAAAAAATTCCCCACAGAGGATCTTATGCCCCTCACCACTGCGTATGGACTGGCTTTGGACCATTACGCAGCAGGGAATTGGACGGAGTCGATCAAATATTTGGAATTAAGTCTCAGTTTGTACCGACTTCTTAAAGACAGTGTGAGGTACTGCATGCTGCACTGTAATAAAGCCAAACATGACGAATCCTCCTTTATTGGAGACCGGGGTCTCCACGTCTACTGGCACGTTATGATGAGAGCTGCATGTCAGAAGAAATGCAGGGAACATTTCCCCGCGCTGCAGCTCCCTGTCCCCGGTAGGGAGGTCCTGAAGGACTTCAGCAGCAGATCTCCATACAGATATCTGCACTTTGCTTACTCCAGG CTGAATGATCTGCAGAGGGCCGTCCCATGTGCCTACACCTTCCTCCAGAGGAACCCTGAGGACCAGGAGATGCAACAACTCATGGAGGAGTACAAGAACCAGTACGACCTGAGCGGCTACCTCATCGACCATGAAGAACAACCATATCAG GCCTCCTTCCTGAAAGGAGTGAAACTCATGAGTTCAGGCGACTACAGCAGCAGCGTTGAACACATGGAGGAAGCTCTGGAGCTCTACCTGCATGAGTACGAACTGTGTCAGGCAGACTGTGAAGGAATCCCTCAACTTCTACCAGACAGGGACTTCTACTCAGTCATAGCAG ATGTCTATGTTCACATATTAAGGTGCAAGCTCAAGTGTGAAGAAAACCTGATGCCTAATGTTGGTGGTTATTTTGTGGAGAAATTTGTGGCCACGATTTACCACTACCTCCAGTTCGTTTACTACAAGT TGAACGACGGCCGCAGCGCTGTAGCCTCTGCGTACAGTTACTTCCTGTTTGAACCCGAAGACCAGGTCATGAAACAGAACCTGTTGTATTACAAGGCCTACAGTGAACAGTGGGGCCTTCAGTCTGGTCACTTCACACCACGGATG gAGGCTCTTCAGCACTACAATCAGACTGCCACTCAAAAGCAGATGCTGGCATTTGCAGAAAAGTACTTACAGCTGGAAGATGAG GATTTTCTAGGACCAGAAGAAGCCGCACTTTTGGCCCCCGAATCTCCTGATGTTGAGTTTGAAGGAATGGGAGACTACGAGGAGTCCATCTATGCTAACTGGAGACAGCCTAAAGGCAAAGGAGATGCCGGGGAGTCCGATTTCTGA